Sequence from the Paraburkholderia acidiphila genome:
GTGCGCCGCGGTCCTCAGCGCCAGCGCCTTTGCGGCCGATCCCGCCGCGTGCAAGGACGTGCGCTTCGCCGACGTGGGCTGGACCGATATCGCGGCGACCACGGGCGTCGCATCGACGATCCTCGGGGCGCTCGGCTATACGCCGACAAAAACGATCGCCTCGGTGCCGATTACGTTCGCCGGGCTCAAGAGCAAGCAGATCGACGTATTCCTCGGCTACTGGTCGCCCACCATGGACCCGATCATCGCGCCCTTTACGAAGTCGGGTTCGATCAAGGTTCTCTCGACACCGAATCTCACGGGCGCGAAATACACGCTCGCTGTGCCCGACTACGTCTACCAGGGCGGCTTGAAGTCGTTCCAGGACATTGCGAAATTCGCAGACAAGCTGCAAGGGCGCATCTACGGCATCGAACCCGGCAACGACGGCAACGCGCTGATCCAGAAGATGATCGGCGCGAACCAGTACGGCCTCGGCAAATTCAAGCTCGTCGAGTCGAGCGAGGCGGGCATGCTCGTGCAGGTGAAGCGCGCCGTGCG
This genomic interval carries:
- a CDS encoding choline ABC transporter substrate-binding protein; protein product: MCRFPLLKTGALACAAVLSASAFAADPAACKDVRFADVGWTDIAATTGVASTILGALGYTPTKTIASVPITFAGLKSKQIDVFLGYWSPTMDPIIAPFTKSGSIKVLSTPNLTGAKYTLAVPDYVYQGGLKSFQDIAKFADKLQGRIYGIEPGNDGNALIQKMIGANQYGLGKFKLVESSEAGMLVQVKRAVREKQWIVFLGWEPHPMNVQMKIDYLAGGDDVFGPDYGAARVLTAEPPDYAARCPNVAKFVSNLQFTTAIENHLMVPIANKEDPNKAAADWLRTNPQVLDSWLAGVTTLDGKPGLPAVRASLGVH